The Punica granatum isolate Tunisia-2019 chromosome 4, ASM765513v2, whole genome shotgun sequence genome has a window encoding:
- the LOC116203946 gene encoding uncharacterized protein LOC116203946 isoform X1 — MHQKKSEVQIGKESSGVSSDFNPIPSSYPTKQFNLHHHHHHQHATPPPPPSPQHHQNLIPTLNSPPSSIHHHLHDHYAIHVQNDPIAPPSTPYKRPLLTQTPSSLAKSPTLYRLHHSPPDRKPHKAPFLPLSVVVAAKSSAFRLVRRLKHIRRLRAHLRLILLLSLPFFYFLVSHPSHSFLLDFLSAFAFSAALLFSLNLALPRLPSIRLFFARSFPIKLSASNSIPGQPLPVFWSIGSRPKLEKRVNSGCWVQVYSNGDVYEGEFHKGKCSGSGVYYYYMSGRYEGDWVDGKYDGYGVETWARGSRYRGQYRQGLRHGYGVYRFYTGDVYAGEWSNGQSHGCGVHTCEDGSRYVGEFKWGVKHGLGHYHFRNGDRYAGEYFADKMHGFGVYSFANGHRYEGAWHEGRRQGLGMYTFRNGETQSGHWQNGILDVPSTQSTTAPVSPVAVYHSKVLNVVQEARRAAERAYDVAKVDERVNRAVTAANRSANAARVAAVKAVQKQMQYKRGIPRMLESDQVSGRGGVLPSFHDAG, encoded by the exons ATGCATCAGAAGAAATCAGAGGTACAGATCGGAAAAGAAAGCAGCGGCGTCTCTTCCGATTTCAACCCCATCCCCTCCTCCTACCCCACCAAGCAATTCAacctccaccaccaccaccaccaccaacaCGCCACGCCGCCGCCTCCCCCGTCCCCTCAGCACCACCAGAACCTCATCCCGACCCTTAACTCCCCGCCCTCCTCCAtccaccaccacctccacgACCACTACGCCATTCATGTGCAGAATGACCCGATTGCCCCTCCGTCCACTCCTTACAAGCGGCCCCTTCTGACCCAGACGCCCTCTTCCCTCGCCAAGTCGCCCACCCTCTACCGCCTCCACCACTCACCGCCCGATCGCAAGCCCCATAAGGCCCCTTTCCTGCCGCTCTCGGTCGTGGTCGCCGCGAAATCGTCGGCCTTCCGCCTTGTCCGTCGGCTCAAGCACATCCGTCGCCTCCGGGCCCACCTCCgcctcatcctcctcctctccctcccctTCTTCTACTTCCTCGTCTCCCACCCCAGCCACTCCTTCCTCCTTGATTTCCTCTCTGCCTTCGCCTTCTCCGCCGCCCTCCTCTTCTCCCTCAACCTCGCCCTCCCTCGGCTCCCCTCCATCCGGCTGTTCTTTGCCCGCTCATTCCCCATCAAGCTCAGTGCCTCCAATTCGATCCCCGGGCAGCCTCTCCCGGTGTTCTGGTCGATTGGTTCCCGCCCGAAACTCGAGAAGAGGGTGAATTCGGGGTGCTGGGTCCAGGTGTACAGCAACGGTGACGTGTACGAGGGCGAGTTTCATAAGGGCAAGTGTTCAGGAAGCGGCGTCTACTACTATTACATGAGCGGGAGGTATGAGGGCGATTGGGTAGACGGCAAGTATGATGGATATGGAGTGGAGACTTGGGCTAGAGGGAGTCGGTATCGGGGCCAGTACCGTCAGGGTCTTaggcatggctatggagtttacAGGTTTTATACAGGGGATGTTTATGCAGGGGAGTGGTCTAATGGGCAGAGCCATGGGTGTGGTGTTCACACTTGTGAGGATGGGAGCAGATATGTTGGGGAGTTCAAGTGGGGCGTTAAGCATGGGCTTGGCCACTACCATTTCAG GAATGGAGACAGATATGCAGGAGAATATTTTGCAGACAAAATGCATGGGTTTGGAGTATATAGCTTTGCAAATGGGCATCGGTATGAGGGAGCTTGGCATGAGGGAAGAAGACAGGGCCTTGGGATGTACACATTTAGGAATGGAGAAACACAATCAGGTCACTGGCAGAATGGGATTCTTGATGTTCCAAGCACGCAGAGCACCACTGCTCCTGTATCTCCTGTCGCTGTTTATCATTCTAAAGTTCTGAACGTAGTACAG GAAGCAAGGCGAGCAGCAGAGAGAGCCTATGATGTGGCGAAAGTGGACGAGAGGGTGAACCGGGCAGTCACTGCAGCAAATAGATCTGCCAATGCTGCTAGGGTTGCAGCAGTGAAGGCTGTTCAGAAGCAAATGCAGTACAAAA GAGGCATTCCTCGTATGCTCGAATCAGATCAGGTCAGTGGCCGTGGTGGAGTTCTCCCTTCTTTCCACGATGCAGGATAA
- the LOC116203946 gene encoding uncharacterized protein LOC116203946 isoform X2: MHQKKSEVQIGKESSGVSSDFNPIPSSYPTKQFNLHHHHHHQHATPPPPPSPQHHQNLIPTLNSPPSSIHHHLHDHYAIHVQNDPIAPPSTPYKRPLLTQTPSSLAKSPTLYRLHHSPPDRKPHKAPFLPLSVVVAAKSSAFRLVRRLKHIRRLRAHLRLILLLSLPFFYFLVSHPSHSFLLDFLSAFAFSAALLFSLNLALPRLPSIRLFFARSFPIKLSASNSIPGQPLPVFWSIGSRPKLEKRVNSGCWVQVYSNGDVYEGEFHKGKCSGSGVYYYYMSGRYEGDWVDGKYDGYGVETWARGSRYRGQYRQGLRHGYGVYRFYTGDVYAGEWSNGQSHGCGVHTCEDGSRYVGEFKWGVKHGLGHYHFRNGDRYAGEYFADKMHGFGVYSFANGHRYEGAWHEGRRQGLGMYTFRNGETQSGHWQNGILDVPSTQSTTAPVSPVAVYHSKVLNVVQEARRAAERAYDVAKVDERVNRAVTAANRSANAARVAAVKAVQKQMQYKSNGDNIPIPIV; the protein is encoded by the exons ATGCATCAGAAGAAATCAGAGGTACAGATCGGAAAAGAAAGCAGCGGCGTCTCTTCCGATTTCAACCCCATCCCCTCCTCCTACCCCACCAAGCAATTCAacctccaccaccaccaccaccaccaacaCGCCACGCCGCCGCCTCCCCCGTCCCCTCAGCACCACCAGAACCTCATCCCGACCCTTAACTCCCCGCCCTCCTCCAtccaccaccacctccacgACCACTACGCCATTCATGTGCAGAATGACCCGATTGCCCCTCCGTCCACTCCTTACAAGCGGCCCCTTCTGACCCAGACGCCCTCTTCCCTCGCCAAGTCGCCCACCCTCTACCGCCTCCACCACTCACCGCCCGATCGCAAGCCCCATAAGGCCCCTTTCCTGCCGCTCTCGGTCGTGGTCGCCGCGAAATCGTCGGCCTTCCGCCTTGTCCGTCGGCTCAAGCACATCCGTCGCCTCCGGGCCCACCTCCgcctcatcctcctcctctccctcccctTCTTCTACTTCCTCGTCTCCCACCCCAGCCACTCCTTCCTCCTTGATTTCCTCTCTGCCTTCGCCTTCTCCGCCGCCCTCCTCTTCTCCCTCAACCTCGCCCTCCCTCGGCTCCCCTCCATCCGGCTGTTCTTTGCCCGCTCATTCCCCATCAAGCTCAGTGCCTCCAATTCGATCCCCGGGCAGCCTCTCCCGGTGTTCTGGTCGATTGGTTCCCGCCCGAAACTCGAGAAGAGGGTGAATTCGGGGTGCTGGGTCCAGGTGTACAGCAACGGTGACGTGTACGAGGGCGAGTTTCATAAGGGCAAGTGTTCAGGAAGCGGCGTCTACTACTATTACATGAGCGGGAGGTATGAGGGCGATTGGGTAGACGGCAAGTATGATGGATATGGAGTGGAGACTTGGGCTAGAGGGAGTCGGTATCGGGGCCAGTACCGTCAGGGTCTTaggcatggctatggagtttacAGGTTTTATACAGGGGATGTTTATGCAGGGGAGTGGTCTAATGGGCAGAGCCATGGGTGTGGTGTTCACACTTGTGAGGATGGGAGCAGATATGTTGGGGAGTTCAAGTGGGGCGTTAAGCATGGGCTTGGCCACTACCATTTCAG GAATGGAGACAGATATGCAGGAGAATATTTTGCAGACAAAATGCATGGGTTTGGAGTATATAGCTTTGCAAATGGGCATCGGTATGAGGGAGCTTGGCATGAGGGAAGAAGACAGGGCCTTGGGATGTACACATTTAGGAATGGAGAAACACAATCAGGTCACTGGCAGAATGGGATTCTTGATGTTCCAAGCACGCAGAGCACCACTGCTCCTGTATCTCCTGTCGCTGTTTATCATTCTAAAGTTCTGAACGTAGTACAG GAAGCAAGGCGAGCAGCAGAGAGAGCCTATGATGTGGCGAAAGTGGACGAGAGGGTGAACCGGGCAGTCACTGCAGCAAATAGATCTGCCAATGCTGCTAGGGTTGCAGCAGTGAAGGCTGTTCAGAAGCAAATGCAGTACAAAAGTAATGGTGACAACATTCCTATTCCAATCGTCTAA